CTTAGTGTCTTAGAGTCTTCGTGGCTAATTATCAATATCTTGCCACAAAGACACCAAGGCACAAAGGGAAACTAAAAACTAAAAATTAGTAGCTAAAAACTTTCTTTCAGAAAAACATTAACTTACTCAAGTTTCGCATAATAATTCCTAATGAATTGTTTCATGCTTTGTGATTCTTAGTGTCTTAGAGTCTTCGTGGCTAATTATCAATATCTTGCCACAAAGACACCAAGGGAAACTAAAAACTAAAAATTAGAAACTAAAAACTTTCTTTCAGAAAAACATTAACTTACTCAAGTTTCGCATAATAATTCCATAATGAATTGTTTCATACTTTGTGATTCTTAGTGTCTTAGAGCCTTCGTGGCTAATTATTAATATCTTGCCACAAAGGCACCAAGGGTTTTTTGTAATCTTGTACTCTGTTTTATTATATTTAGTCGTAGATACAATCTACGACTAGTACGGGGTAAAAAACAATTGATTATTCCTCCATATTAATATTCACAATCACAGAATCAAGTGCTTTTGCAAACCTCAAATTTCCTTTTGCTGAAAAATGACTTGGGTCGGAATAATCACTTTCTGTCCATGAAGCTTGCAAAATATCGTTTACACAAATAACTCCTGTTTCTTTTGCAACCTCCGTCATTGCTCTGTTATATTCATTTAAAAATTTATCAAAAACATCATCGGGGATGTATGGAGCCCACCATTTGTATTTTCCACCCTCCACACTATTTTGAGTCATTACCTGAGGAACAAAAATGATTTTAATATTTTGATTTTTTAAAATTGCAACAAGATTTTTCAAATTTCTTTTGTACAAACTTAAAGCATATTTATCAATTTCTTTTGTTTCTTTTCCGGACACATTCATTTTATGATATTCACAAAGAGGGTAATAACCAATTTTTTGGAGTACGATTGTTAGAAATTTTATTGATGCAAAATGTAAATGAGAATTTTGAGGACAAAAACCAAGAGTACCATACAAAGACGGTGCATGAAAATTTGAGTAATCAGCATTGAGGTTTTTCACATTTGCATTTCTTAAATCGTTTAGCCCTGCATACACAATTGCAATATCAGCTTTGTATTCGGGAAGAATAAATGATGAAAGGATTATATTTTCGACAGTAGAATGACCGGGAATTCCAAAATTTAAAACCTCATAATTTTTCTGTAAAAAACTATCAAGATAATAAGTCCATGTTTCTTTGTCGTTTACACCAATACAATATGTTGTAGAACCACCAATTGTTGCAACTCTAATTTTATTTGACTTTGGAGGAAAATCCTTAGCTCTAAAACCTTGTGAATTGTGAGAATAAATTTTGCCTCTCATCTTTAAGCTTACATTTTTCTTTGGGACTCCAACGAGATATGGATGAGCTTTGAAAATTTCTGCATTTTCGTTATATTTTTCTTTAAAAGTCCAGTAGCCATATTTTACTTTAAACCCAACAATGGCAGCCATTTCAATTACAAATAAAATAAAAACACTAAAGCTGAAAATTAACAATATTTTTCCTGCTTTTGTTTTTCGGACAATTAAAGCAATAATTAAAATTACTATCCAAATAATAAAACTCCATAAATAAATTTTCAACATCTGATTTATTTTAATGTTCTATGTCAAATACTGTTGGTAATCAAATTTGATTCACAGATTACAAAATTACTCTTTTTATAATCTGTGAATCTGTGGCTTTAATATTTTTTCACCCACACAAATCAACATAGAACCTCCCTTAACGCATTAAAATTCTTTTCATTAAAAACATCCTTAGCCTCAGTAGTGTACATAAGTTCAATTCTGTCTTTATATTTTTCCGTAATTTTTTTCCTTACCATTTTCATTGTACTGTTCATCATTCTGTTTTGCTCACTAAAAGCTTCATCTAAAATTGCAAAGGAGGAAGGCAACCATCTTTCCGAAAACATATCTGCATATTTCCCACCTTTGTAATATTCATTTCTCTCATCTCTAAGTAATTTTAAAACAATTTCAAAAGATTTTTCTGATTCAATATTTATATTTTTTTCTTTTAAAAATCTTTTTATAGCTTCTTTGTTTAGCACAAATAATCCAACAGTATATGAATTCTGATTATTGTAAAGCATTACTTGATCAATATATTTTGATTGTTCAACCATAGCTTCTTCAATTCCTTCAGGGCTATATTTTTCTCCATCACCGGAAATTAATAGGCTTTTGAATCTTCCAAGAACTACAAGGAAATCATCTTTATCAAAATAACCTAAATCACCGGTATGAAGCCACCCGTCTTTCAATGTTTCTTTTGTTGTAGTTTCATTTTCCCAGTAGCCAAGCATAATATTTTCACCTTTTACTACAATTTCACCGGTTTCTCCTTTAAGTAGAGAATTTCCTTTTTCATCACAAATTTTACATTCAAGATTTTCAACAATTTTACCTGAAGTTCCGAATTTGTGTTCATCAGGATTGTTAGATGAAATTACCGGAGATGATTCCGAAAGTCCATATCCTTGATACATTGGCATTCCTACTGCGTAAAAGAATTTTTGCAATTCCACGTCAAGTAAAGCCCCACCACCAACAAAAAATTTAAGATTTCCTCCAAAACCTTCTCTTACTTTTTTGAATATTATTTTATCAAAAATCCACAATAATGCTTTATTCAATTTCTTTATTCCTTTAGCATGATTCCAACCATTGCCATTGAAATCATAAGCCAACTTCATAGCTGTTTTAAAAAGCATTTCTACAAAAGCTCCTTTTTCCCTTATTCCTTTTTCAATATTTTTTTTAAAATTTTTAGCCAAAGCAGGAACAGTAAGTAAAAAAGTTGGTTTTATTTCTTTAATGTTAATCGGAATATTTCTTAAGGTTTCATTAGCAGTTTTACCAACTTTTATTGATGCCAAGCTTGCACCGTTTTTCATAATGGTATAGATACCAACAGTATGTGCAAAAGAATGATCCCACGGAAGTATCAAAAGAGTTATGAAGGATTCGAGAACCTCAAAAAGTCCTGAACCCTGATCAACATTTGCGGTGTAATTTCTGTGAGACAACATTATGCCTTTAGGGTCAGCAGTTGTACCTGAAGTGTATGAAATATTTGCAACATCATTTTCTTCAACATTTTGCCAAATATCATCAAAGGAAATGTTTTTGTCATCAAAATAATTTTCTCCCTTTTTACAAATATTCTCAATATGAATTTCATCCTCTTCATATTTTTCAATGGGATCAAGCAAAACTATCTTTTCAAGCTTTGGAAGTTCGTTTTTTATTTCTCGTATTTTTTTATACTGCTTTCCCGAAACAAATATCATTTTACTTTCTGAATGTTTCAATCTAAATTTTAAATCAGCAGCTTCTAATAATTTTACTGAAAGCGGGACATCAGCCGCACCAGCGTAAAGAATAGCAAGCTCGCTAATTACCCAGTCATTTCTTCCTTCCGCAATGAGTGCAATATTATCTCCTTTTTGTATTCCGTAAGCGATTAATCCGCTAGCTAATTTATAAACAGATTTTTTAACCTCAGCGTAAGTAGTTCCAATATATTTATCATCAGGTTTTTCCCATAAAAATATATTGTTTGCAAATTTCTTTACACTTTCTTCAAAAAGATAAGGTATTGTTTTTTTCATTTTTTTTCTGTTTTTCAATTCACTTAATTTTCCATTCAGGCATACGACCCGGAGTGTATGGAGCTTTTATTTTTTCAAGTTTTTCTTCCAATTTAATAATGTCTTTTTCAACAAGTTTTTTGAGTTTTGCTAATTCAATTTCAAATTCTTCGGCTGCAATTTTATAGTTTTTTCTTTGAGTTTGTGTTGGCTTAGCAGTTGTTCTCCAAATACCTGAGGTAATAGTTCTCAATCTTCCATTTATGCTTTGAGGAACTGTTGTGTTATGCTTTTGTCTTGTTTTGTTTCCTGTCAATGCAGTCTTTATTTTATAATTATCAGTTTTTATTCGTTTTAATTCTTTCAACAAATCATCAGTATTTTCTGTTGATAGTTTTAAGGCGTTTTCCATCAATGCAATTTTCTTGTTCAAATCATTTGAAATATTAATTGATGCTGACACTGCTCCTTTTAACTCACTTAATTTTTGTGTAAACACTAATAACTCTTTGGTGCTTTTTATTGATTGCTCATTTTCGTCAAGTAATTTTACAATAAATTTTTGAGGTCCTGCTAATTTTGTTATTTGCGAATTTTCATTCTTTTCTATTACAACACTGTATTCTCCCGGCATTACCAAAAAGCCTGATTCGTTTTTATTCTTTGATTTTGCTCTTGCAGGATTTGTATGAGGATATCTAAGATCCCAAGTTAATCTATGAATTCCTTTTGTTCCCGGAGCATTCAACTTTCTTACAATATTTCCGTCTTTATCAAAAATCGTAAAAATCAAAAACGGTTTTTCTTCCGTATCTTCCTTTTCTAATTCTTCAAAAGTAGGATAATGAGGTTTTTTCCCATTTTTAATCGCTTTTTTCTCTTTTCCCTTTCTGATTTGCTTTTGTGTTTTCAGATTATCTTTTAAATAATAAGTAAATGTAGCACCAAAATTAGGATTGGGAGCTATGAAATAACTTTCGCCCTGTGATCCTTTTTTACCCCAGCCAAATCTTGAAGTTTGAATGTATAACAAGGCATCTTTTATAGGAAATATTTTAGCTTTATTTTTAAAAGTTTTTTTATTTAAATTTCTTAACGGAGAATAGTTGTCAAGGATATAAAATCCTCTTCCGAAAGTTCCGAGAACAAGGTCGTTTTCCCTTTTTTGAATTGCAATATCACGCACTGCTATTGGGGGTAATCCGCTTTTTAATTGTATCCATTTTTTACCTCCGTTCAAAGTTGTGAATAGACCATATTCTGTTCCAACAAAAAGCAAATTCGGGTCTTTATGGTCTTCAACAATTGACCACACAACATCAGGTTCTTCAAGGTTTGAGCTTATTGATTTCCACGATTTACCACGATTTGTACTTTTTAAAATATATGCTTTAAAATCATTCATTTTATGATTATCAAAAGTAGCATAAACAACATCAGGATTGTGCTGAGAGGCAACGATATCACTAACATAAGAATATTCGGGAATAGCTGATAATTGTTTTTCCTTTCTCCAATGTTTACCACCATCTTCACTAACCTGAATTAGTCCGTCATCTGTTCCAACATAAATCAATCCTTCAACAAGAGGTGATTCATCAAGTGAAACAATATTTCCATAAATGGATGTTGAAGCATTTTTTGAAACTGCATCAACAGTCCAAACTTTTCCCATTACTTTAAGTTTGTTTCTGTCAAGTTGTTTGGTAAGGTCAGGACTTATTGTTTTCCATGAATTTCCTCTGTCGTCAGAACGAAAAACTTTATTTGCTGCAAAATATAATCTTGTATGAGAATGAGGACTTATTATCAATGGAGCATCCCAATTCCATCTAAATGTTTCCTCATCCTTATTTTCCATTGGTTTAATACCGATTTTTTCACCTGTTTTTTTGTCAAACCTTGTGAGCCAACCATATTGACTTTGAGAATAAACAATGTTAGGATTTTTAGGGTCAATTACTGATTCAAAACCATCTCCACCTACTGTAACGTACCAATCGGCATTCACAATTCCTGAAATACTTTTTGTTTGTGATGGTCCGCCTTGTGTGTTGTTATCCTGTGTTCCACCGTAAACATGATAAAAAGGTTTGGCATTATCAACTGCTACTCTGTAAAATTGGGTTACAGGGAAATTAGATTTAAATTCCCAGTTTTTCCCATGGTCAAAAGTTTCATAAATACCACCATCACCACCGATTAAAAGATGCTTTGTGTTTTTTGGATTTATCCAAATTGCATGGTCATCAACATGCTTATGCTTTCCTCCAAGAGTTTTAATCGTTTTCCCTCCATCAACGGAATATTTTGTTCTTGTATCCAAAATATAAAGTTTATCAGCATCTTTTGGGTCGCAAACTATTTCGTTATAATATTGTGGACTTGCTGTTTTGTAACTATTAACTTTTGTCCACGATTCACCAATATCCGTTGATTTAAACAATCCGCTTTTACCTTCTGCCGCTTCAATTATTGCAAAAACAATATCAGGATTAACAGGAGAAATTGCCAAGCCAATTCTTCCAAGTTCCACTTTTGGTATTCCGCTTTTTATTTTTTTCCAAGAATTACCTGCATTAGTTGATTTGTAAATTGCCGATTCTGGACCTCCATTAATTAATGTCCAAACGTGTCTCCTCCTTTGATAGGAAGAAGC
The window above is part of the Bacteroidota bacterium genome. Proteins encoded here:
- a CDS encoding AMP-binding protein — protein: MKKTIPYLFEESVKKFANNIFLWEKPDDKYIGTTYAEVKKSVYKLASGLIAYGIQKGDNIALIAEGRNDWVISELAILYAGAADVPLSVKLLEAADLKFRLKHSESKMIFVSGKQYKKIREIKNELPKLEKIVLLDPIEKYEEDEIHIENICKKGENYFDDKNISFDDIWQNVEENDVANISYTSGTTADPKGIMLSHRNYTANVDQGSGLFEVLESFITLLILPWDHSFAHTVGIYTIMKNGASLASIKVGKTANETLRNIPINIKEIKPTFLLTVPALAKNFKKNIEKGIREKGAFVEMLFKTAMKLAYDFNGNGWNHAKGIKKLNKALLWIFDKIIFKKVREGFGGNLKFFVGGGALLDVELQKFFYAVGMPMYQGYGLSESSPVISSNNPDEHKFGTSGKIVENLECKICDEKGNSLLKGETGEIVVKGENIMLGYWENETTTKETLKDGWLHTGDLGYFDKDDFLVVLGRFKSLLISGDGEKYSPEGIEEAMVEQSKYIDQVMLYNNQNSYTVGLFVLNKEAIKRFLKEKNINIESEKSFEIVLKLLRDERNEYYKGGKYADMFSERWLPSSFAILDEAFSEQNRMMNSTMKMVRKKITEKYKDRIELMYTTEAKDVFNEKNFNALREVLC
- a CDS encoding SGNH/GDSL hydrolase family protein — protein: MLKIYLWSFIIWIVILIIALIVRKTKAGKILLIFSFSVFILFVIEMAAIVGFKVKYGYWTFKEKYNENAEIFKAHPYLVGVPKKNVSLKMRGKIYSHNSQGFRAKDFPPKSNKIRVATIGGSTTYCIGVNDKETWTYYLDSFLQKNYEVLNFGIPGHSTVENIILSSFILPEYKADIAIVYAGLNDLRNANVKNLNADYSNFHAPSLYGTLGFCPQNSHLHFASIKFLTIVLQKIGYYPLCEYHKMNVSGKETKEIDKYALSLYKRNLKNLVAILKNQNIKIIFVPQVMTQNSVEGGKYKWWAPYIPDDVFDKFLNEYNRAMTEVAKETGVICVNDILQASWTESDYSDPSHFSAKGNLRFAKALDSVIVNINMEE
- a CDS encoding glycosyl hydrolase, with protein sequence MRFCFSICFALIISFTSLNTKAQDKKSNELFKTETFNSLKFRSIGPAFMSGRITDFAVNPQNEHEYFVTVACGGVWKTSNSGITWKAVFDKESSFSIGCVTMDKKNPNIVWVGTGENNSQRSVSWGDGVYKSLDGGKSWKNMGLKKSEHIGNIIIHPDNSDIVYVSAQGPLWGAGGNRGLYKTTNGGKTWKKVLSISENTGVNEVVMDPRNPDVLIASSYQRRRHVWTLINGGPESAIYKSTNAGNSWKKIKSGIPKVELGRIGLAISPVNPDIVFAIIEAAEGKSGLFKSTDIGESWTKVNSYKTASPQYYNEIVCDPKDADKLYILDTRTKYSVDGGKTIKTLGGKHKHVDDHAIWINPKNTKHLLIGGDGGIYETFDHGKNWEFKSNFPVTQFYRVAVDNAKPFYHVYGGTQDNNTQGGPSQTKSISGIVNADWYVTVGGDGFESVIDPKNPNIVYSQSQYGWLTRFDKKTGEKIGIKPMENKDEETFRWNWDAPLIISPHSHTRLYFAANKVFRSDDRGNSWKTISPDLTKQLDRNKLKVMGKVWTVDAVSKNASTSIYGNIVSLDESPLVEGLIYVGTDDGLIQVSEDGGKHWRKEKQLSAIPEYSYVSDIVASQHNPDVVYATFDNHKMNDFKAYILKSTNRGKSWKSISSNLEEPDVVWSIVEDHKDPNLLFVGTEYGLFTTLNGGKKWIQLKSGLPPIAVRDIAIQKRENDLVLGTFGRGFYILDNYSPLRNLNKKTFKNKAKIFPIKDALLYIQTSRFGWGKKGSQGESYFIAPNPNFGATFTYYLKDNLKTQKQIRKGKEKKAIKNGKKPHYPTFEELEKEDTEEKPFLIFTIFDKDGNIVRKLNAPGTKGIHRLTWDLRYPHTNPARAKSKNKNESGFLVMPGEYSVVIEKNENSQITKLAGPQKFIVKLLDENEQSIKSTKELLVFTQKLSELKGAVSASINISNDLNKKIALMENALKLSTENTDDLLKELKRIKTDNYKIKTALTGNKTRQKHNTTVPQSINGRLRTITSGIWRTTAKPTQTQRKNYKIAAEEFEIELAKLKKLVEKDIIKLEEKLEKIKAPYTPGRMPEWKIK